ACGACAGGTCGATTGCTCAGACGCCATCTCACCGGCTTCACGACTCTCGGGACGTGGACTCTTGCGTGGGCATGTGCTGTGGCACGGCGGACTGGGACAGGGCTGATCATGTTGGGGCTATGCCATCCATGTAAGCGGACGCCTTCTGGGCTGCgtgcgtacgaagtagaccCTCGAACGCTGGGCTTGGAGTCGGAGGCGGGCCAAAGGCGCCGAAAgcccgcgcctcgacggAGTTGAACTGGGCCGCGGCGAAATGGGAATCGATCTAGGTATGTATTCTCTCGCGGACCGACTGGGCGTGCAGCACCACGCGTTCAccggggcgcggcgtggcgggTCGTCGCACAGCGCATGCGCTGCAACTGCATAACGAGACGCGGCATGCACgcacgggcgacgagggcatgaTTGCACtgcggcagccagccacgACAAAGAGAGACCGGTCCGGTCCGGTCGCGGCCAGACGCTGACGGAGAGACGACATGTCGCAGCGGGGGACGGATGGGACGGCGggacggaggagggtgaggcAGGCGGCTGGTCGCGAAGCTGCAAGAGGTGAAGCCTGAGATGACGGACGTGACTTCTGAAGCCATCGGAGGCAGGAGGAGGAATCCAGCCTTGAAGCTACCTGGGTTCCATGGTCGCCATCTGCGGAAGGAGCCAGCGAGGGAAGAGGTCGAGTTTTGATGCACCCCGCGAGGAAGGAGCGGCCAAGCGAACTGGGAtacctcttcctcctccgccgcctccgcctcctcctcctcctcctgctcctcctcctccctctcaGGCAcctcgcccctccccccggcaggtggtggtgtttcATTTATTTCATTTCGTAGCATGTACCTGCTGTCTGCAGTGCCCGCAGCATCACGAGTCTCTGCCTTAGTATCTACCCGTGCAGTGGGTGTGctgccctccctccacctcccGACAGCCGCTAACTCGACGGGTGCTGCACGGTACTGTACCTGTCCAGCCAATGCAATACACGTCCGCCCTCTACCTCTCCTCTGCGGCGAGGCATCGATGTCTACCTATCCTTGGCAGTGCAGACCGCGTGCGTCGTCTCCTCCCTGCGTCCCCTCTTCTTGATTCGTCCACATCATCGACCTAGCTAGCACGCGCCCGGGAGGGGGAGCGAAGCCCCCCTGTGCCACCCAACGCCGACCGCACCCACAGGCGACGAGACCACAAGCTCCCCCTCCATCCGTGGTCCTGGGACTCGTCGTCCAGTCCAAAGCCTTGACGCCACCGAAAACTGCGGTCAGGTTGCACACAAGCACTCAAACAAGCACCGCGCAAGCAAGTTTGATCCGGCGGACCCGACGACTGACGAAGAAACAGAGGCActgccgcctgcctgcctgcctgctccgGCTCCATCGCAGAAGCTTCGACCTGGGAATCGCATTCGATGCCCGAGAGATAGCTTCACCTCCTCCCATGCCGTTCAGCACTGCCAGCTGGCGTATGGACATGCGTCTCCGCTTCGGGCCAGGCCCGCAATAGCTGCGAGACATCGTCAGCTCGATCCCGGTAAACATGACAGGCGGCCAGAAGGCCGAGACAAGCAAGACAAGCTGCCTGCTTATTCTGGCCAGCCGAAGCATTCCAGCTTTccgactcggccgccttgaGGGGCTTCTTCTGCAAGCGGCAGGCACCGAACTTACAAACCCAAGTGTCTTATCGTGgcgtacgtacagtatacacgCATGCTAAGGGATAACCTTGCCTTACTATCTACGTAGTATGACCGGACCATTCCCCCTCACCAGTATAATTCGTACCCTCGGGCACAGGCGACCGTGCTTCAGGTATGGATAGCAGCGGTCGAGGGGCGTCGCGACGTCTATATTGTACCAGTACCGCTACCGAAGCGCTTTCACGGACTCAGCCTTATTCCTTCTATGACAATTCATTAGCTTGCCGCACCACCGTGCGAATTATTCCGGCGACTGTAGCCACTCTGCCCTGCGCCAGGCGGGGTTGTCGGTCGTCCTACAGCTGCATCGAAACTCTGTCGCCGTCCCACTCATGAAGCAGCAACGCGCATGCTTTCGCAGAGAATCGTGCAGTCCCTCCTCTTCCGGGTCGGAAAATGGAGACTGGGGGCGTCATGGAAGTGTCAATCCTCTTCGCCTGGCGCTGCAGATCGTGTACCGGATGCCCGTCGGGTGCCGCTCCAGCAACTCTGCCGACTGGACCACCCCGCGCTTGCGAAACGCACCAGGGCCCGGTGTCGTTGTGCAGGGGCCAGaggctcggcgggcgggcgtggggaCCGTTACATGCCCGGCCAACTCTGGCACAGCCCAGCCACTGACTTCTCATGTCTGCCTCTGGAGCCTCGCACCCCACGAAGAAATCGTCTAAGAGCAGGAGCGCgcaacgacgagacgagacgctTCGAGCTGCTCATCAAACAACGATGAGGTCCTTCGGAAGCGACGGGGCACGGTGCGGGGGCGCCCAGGCCAACAGAGTTCTTTGGTCGCAACTCAGCCATGGCCATGTGTCGCCGAACGCGGCATAGCAGGTCTACCAGTGGGTGAGGGGTTGCACCTCGACACTAGTcgacgcgacggcgagtGCCAGAGGACGAGCTTGGACGAGGTACCTTACAGAAGCGCACAGTGCCTGGCTGTACCTTGCTAGGCTTACGATCGGTCCAGGCACGGCATCGGTGGCGCGAAGCTGCGGCGCGGAAGAGAGGGGCCAACTCTGGGTCCTCGTTATGATGATGTGCTGCTCCCCATCTTTGCCTCCACCACCGGAGCTGGCCACTCAGAGGCAGTCGGATGAAATGACTTCTGTTGCCGAAGAGCGCGCTTGTGTGAGATTCAGTGCTGAACCTAGTCGCAGACTGATCTTACAGCGACTAGAGGTGGCTGCAAACAGGAGGCTGGTTGGTCCTGGGCAGGCAGCACGGGATACGGGATGAGTGTCAGTCACCCCTGCTCCCCCACACTGGAAGCCGGAGGTCCCTGCGGCCTGGCTTACCGACCATCGCCAGCACTATTTTGGTAGGGGAACAGGGGCTCGACGGCACAGGGGCCCTGGACGCGCAAGCGCGAGCTGTGGTCTGGGTTTGTGTCGAAATGGTGAGCCAGccagacgcccgccagctTGTTGtcgtggcagcggcggtggagcGAGTACCACAGCACGCAGGCAGTTGCCGGAGGACTTGTACGGTGGCAGATGAGGCCGCTATGCCCTCTTCATCCCAAGCAGGAGTTTTAGTTCGGTCTTCCCCATCCAGGCGCATCACGCAACATGGGAGGATGCGCACACACGGTCTGacgctcggcgacgccttcCCACCCGTCTTGTCTGCCTGAGATGATTTTATGGGCGAAGCAGCAAGCTGTTGATGGTGAGGcgggctgacgacgaggaagtggcctgccctgccccagTGGCTCATGGGGGGCTTCAAGCAGGGGCACGGCACCGCTGCGGAAAAAGCAAGGGCCTCCACGTCGAgaggctggatggatggttggGCAATGGGATGCTGAGCATCGCATTGCGCACGCCCGAGTCGTCTCGCTCGCCTTGTGCCTGGAACCCCGCCCGCGCTAAGGTGCGCAGATGACCTGTACCTTACGTCCTGTGGCCCGCCCCTTTGGTCGTTTTGACGTATCGCTGCTCGCCGGAGACAACAGACCGCTGGGCACGGTTGACTGCCTGCATGCCTGGGTGTCTTCTTATGCCTTCACGAAAGACATACTTTGTAGGGTTGATGCTGCTGGATGCTCAagcttgccgccgcaccTCGCAGAACGAGCATCTCTCCTCAGTTTGGTCTGTCGAGGCCAGCTGAATGAGTGCCGGATCCATCGCCGGTCGCATCCGGCCACTTATCGCCAGTGTccctgccgtcgtctccggacggacgggcgccACGAGCGTTCGGCTGTTTTCTGGCTGTGGAGATGGGGCTCTCAGCCTCCTCTTGGCCTAGCTGGCTGGTCCAGGATGTCGTCGTGGTGAGCCTGGCCGACGGGCTACTAGTTGAGTTAGtagccatgccatgccggcCGCACCACAGGCAACGGTTCGATGGGAGCTTCGGGGGGCTAGATGGCAATCATGCCAGCTTCAAAGCTTGTTCTTTTTCTCTGGCAGTACTGTAGCGGCAGTGTCATCTCGGCCAGCGGCAACGTCTTGCCTTTATGGTTTTGCCTTTCGCTAGTCCCCTTCGCGCGCTGGAgattgacggcggcggcggatcgtGGTTGGGTCCCCAATGATGACGGCGCGCCGTCCCAGGCCGGATCCGGGACTCCACACAAGGACAGCGAGACATCCGACTCGAGGGGAAAAGCAACCACAAGACACGGACGGCCTTGTTGGGGCCTTTGCCAATCGCCACGCCCAGCCggtgcctgcccgcccaggccgtgagccctccccgtcgctctgcgccgctgcgctgTCTCGAcccccttgccgccgcccggtgcAGCGTGGCACCCAACCGTCATCCACCGCCCAcaccccctccctttcccaGCGGCGCTGGTGATCGCCCCGAGGGGGGGCAGGGgtcagacagacagacaggcacaGCTTCGAAGCGCGCTGAAGATGGAGGGGGAAGCAGCTGCGGACCGCCATGAGTGTCAGGAGAAGAGCAAGCACGAAGAGAGCAAACTCGACCGTTGcccgcctccatggccacgcGAGACTCGGCTCCCGACAGGACGGGCCCTCTCTCACTCACGTCGCATgtatatgtatgtatgtacggCGCCGTCCCGTACTGTACGCACgatgtacgtacgtataaCCCGCCTGCGGTTCCTGCAGGCACCGGGGCTGCCATCGACGCAAACGCCCATCATCGACAAATCACACTAGGCTTCCGAGCCGACCGCACCGTAGAGATGGGCCCAGCAATTCATTCGGTACTGTAGGAGGAGGTTGCGGCAGGatccatccatggatgccgcCCAGGAGCTGAGCTCCACCGGCCGCCGTCACTGGATGGGCATCCGTCTAGAGGCGATTCGACTTGACTGCAACCGCCCGTGTGCGTGCCCCGCCACCTTCGGATGGCTTGACTCGAGCCAGGACGTGATCTCACATATCCACTGGCCTGccctccatccccctcccctccctcccttctccccttttccctctcctcctACTGGCACACGGAGTGCTTCGTACACACCCacgacctgctgctgttaCAGTGCTCGACTGTCGCCACGGACTGGCCGTTTCTTCTCTTTCTCCTGTCCTGCCCACTCTGGCCTGTTGCTGGATCCGCATCCTCACAGCTTtcgcctcgtcatcgcccgtccgtcctccGTCTGAGCAGCCTGGCGTCGAGAGCACCCTGTCTTCCACCACAGTCGCGAGACAAGACAGAGACAGCCAACCGACAGACACGCAGCTCACCGGTCCACCCGACGGCCTTGGATTCATTCCTTCTTAaccgctggctggccgcccgcccccccggcgccgcctcatcgcccctcctccctgccTGTGTCGTCGCACCATCTTCAGCCTCACTGGCAGTGCGAGGTTGGTTGTCGCATAAAACGAACACCACTCCCACCCGCCCCTGCCTTGCCGACAcgccccccaaaaaaaaggccagcttctcgacgacttcttcaCCAACGGCGGGtttcgcctcgccgccgcacgctctcctccccctttccctctcCCCGAcccaggtcgccgtcgccgtcgacgactgCCACTGCGTCGACTCGTGCAGAccctggccgccatggccgctgccTTCCGACCGGTCAACCccaacctcgtcgccgagaccATCCCCGAAGACGCTATGACGCCATCCACGTCGGCGACTCCTCGACCCAACACGgcgcctcaccaccatcactcCGCCATgcctgtcgacgacgccaagacgccgacgagggcgacatTTGGCAGCGCGGCGCACGGGCAGAAACCGCTGCCCTCGAGTCCCTTCCCGCAAGGCGTGCAGCTGCCCGACTCCTCCgacccgccgcggcgggaaAACTCGCAGCACTCAGCCAAAAACTCATCTAGGCGAGATTCGATGGATGTCGACATGGACGATTCAGACGGCGAGGGACAGCAGGACGATGGtggctccgacgacgagagtGTCAATGCTGACGGCACCAAGtccaacaagaagaagaagtctCAGAGGTTTTACTGCACCGAATTCCCGCCGTGCAACCTGAGCTTTACAAGGAGCGAGCATCTGGCGCGACACATCCGGTAAGACCCGAGACGCCattggcgcgcgcggcctcgtcctctgcTGACTTGAACGTAGGAAACACACTGGTGAGCGACCTTTTCAATGCCACTGCTCGCGTCGCTTTTCGCGCCTCGACAACCTCCGGCAACATGCGCAGACGGTTCACGTCAACGAGGACATCCCCATCGACTCGCTCGCCGCGACAGGGTCACGGTTCCAGCGCCAAATACGAACCGATCGCGTAAGGCAGGCCGGCAACCGAGCTCGGGCTTCCACTGGAGGCAGCGCCGGGGGCCCGCCTCGTGGCCATTCCAAGTCGCTTTCCACATCCAGCATCGCAAGCATCAGCTCTGTCGGCTCCAACTACGGGCCCCCTCAGACGgacgcccggcggcgtccaccCCCTTTGGTCATGGCCACAGATCCTCGCTCGAGGCTGTCTCTCGAGTCGTACCGCAGCGCCGCAGACAGCACATACTCGTAccgtcccccgtcccccgGCGACTTCAGCACACCGACGTCTGCGACATTTTCGACTGCACAGAGCAGTCCCCGATGGGCCTCGGgcatggcgtcgccgaccacgTCTCACTCGAGATCGCAAAGTATGTACTTGGCGGGAAGCAGGACGCCCGGTAGGCGTCTGAGCGTGCCGTCGGGAGCCAACCCTTTCAACCCTGTGCCCCAACAGGCTCCTGGGCGCCCCGTGTTTGGTTCGGGGCTCGTCAATAGCTCGCATCCCGGCGCCTTCACACCGTCCAACAGCAGCATGGTCACGTCGCCCACAGCGTCGACTTCGGGCTGGTCGGGTCGTCGCGACTCGACATCGAGCGTCTCGGACGAGGCGTGGCGGAGACGAACCTGGCACCCCGACAGCCGCGGTTACGGCGTGCAGAACAATCAGCTCAgcgccgtcggcagccaGTCGGTCCGTCCGAATCCCGCACCGCCCATCGCGAACCCGTCCAACGCGCAGTCGTCCCTGCGTCTTCCTGGCATCGAGTCTTTCGATCccctgccgcctcgccggcacgccTCGCCCATGGCTGTTGATCACGATCCGTCTCACCGCCCGATGTACCCGCCTCCGCAGGAGCCTATGCAGATGGACGAACGCCGAAACCTCAACATGTATGACGCCAGCCTGCAACGCGGCCTCAACCGCCTCGATATTGGACACAAGACGCCTCCGCGAGACAGCGCTGGCGCCTGGGCGTCCGAGGTCAACAGGGCGGTTCAGGCCCAGGCAGAGCAGACGCGCCAGAACCCGCCGACAGTCCGCTTCGAGGATCAGGTGCCTCCCTCACGGCAGAACGCCCCGCCTCATCTCGCCGGGCGGTCTCTTCACCAGCAAGCCATGTCGGCTCCTTCCGTGGCCACGACGCGCGAGAACAAGCGACACGGCTGGTATCACGGTCCCATGGGACCCCAGGGCGGACCGCCGGCCCCCCCGTCGCAGGACCCGAGGGTCGCTCACGTCGAGCGCATGGTGCATCCCAACTTAAACGGCTTTAGCGGGTTTCCCGCACGGGAGCAACCACCTCAGCAACCGCCCCAACAACAGGAGCGCCCGGCCAACGGGGATCCTCTTCGACGATTGGAAGCCCTGGTGGCTGTGGCCACGAGCGAGGGGTCTACCGCCACCGCCTACTAGCATTCCATCGGTTAGCGGCTGAGTCCTCTCTTGGAGGTATTGGACATGCGGCGCTCTACCCGTCGGCCGCCAAATACCGCGTGCCCGCATGCGGCGTACCATATGACGAACGTTACGATTTTCCTCCTTCTGCCCTGTTTCCACAGCGCGTTCACGACTGGCTTCTGCCTTCGCCTTGCATCCCCGGTTTGGGTTTCTATTCTCCAGTCAGTATTATTACattgccgtcggcctcggtcAGACGACTGCACCTACTCTCTATCGCGACGTAGATACACATCACCACTCACGACACTCTTTATCGATGCTCGCGTCCCCTGTCGAAACGCTAGACGGAGTCCACGGGATGGGCGTCTGCTTTGGCCTTGCGTTGCTCTTTCTTCCCTCGTGTGGTTGTGAGCGTGCTTTTTTGTACTGGAATTGGGACAGTTGGATACTTATGACGTGATGAGATACCCCGCCTGTCATtgtgggatggatgggccaTACGCGGCTCCCGCCTCCAGGGAGACGGGACCCGCGACCTCTAGACGAAGATATCGAAGACTCACGTTgtgagcagcggcggccgggaaGGGGTCGCCCGTTGCCGGGAATGGCCGGAGCAGGCGGCTGTCAGGCAAGGGGCGCCACCGTGCAAGTCAGCTGCATCGGGTTGGGAACACTTCATTGATACCCTGATATTGGAAGCCGAGACGGGAGGGATTGTGCCTTGCCGTGTTGTCTGTGCGCGCGCGTTCGCTGGTGGGCTCGTTTGGCGTTTGTGATTTTCTCTAGGGTCTGGGCCAAGTTTGTGCCGGGCGGTGCTTGTATGAGGCTCGTGAAGAAGCGAGGGGAGTGTTGTGAGGTCGTGGCAATAAGGACTGTTGATATGTATACCTCGCATTGCTCGCTTCGTGAAGGGTGAAGGTGGTGCCGGGGTCGATGGCGAGCAAGCAGCCTTGACTAATAATTACTGCGTGAGCTGAGCCCTCTCTGGTGCCGTCAAGAGTCACCAGGGTCCTCCGGATCGTCACCTCGTGCGCTTCGGAATCCAGCCCACGTACCTCCCGCAGCAGTGCCGGCCCCGACTGTGGCCCAGCCGGGTGATGAGGGCCATGCCGGCGCGCCCTGCCGAGACCGTCATGTGAGCGGACGGCGCGTCTCAACCCTCGACAGTGTGGAGCTTTCCGGGGACCGGCCGGCATCGAGCTGGTGAGAGTGGGGCTTTAGACGGTGGTCCGGAGACCAGCACCGCATGTACTGGCGGAGACGGAATTTATGGACTACCGGGGGCACACTAGGCTTCGGAGAAGAACAAGAGTCTCAGCCTTGAAGATGGGGCTCGCTGACGAACTTGTTAGAGTGAAGTTCGGGATCTTCCCTGCTGCGGCCGTGTGCGGAATATACTggaccagggggggggggatggacTATGTGcagcggacgaggcgggcgagaggTCTCCGCGTGCGTCAAGGAACGCAGGGATGGCGCGTCAGTGAGAGATG
Above is a genomic segment from Purpureocillium takamizusanense chromosome 2, complete sequence containing:
- the USV1 gene encoding Up in starvation (COG:S~EggNog:ENOG503P0AA) encodes the protein MAAAFRPVNPNLVAETIPEDAMTPSTSATPRPNTAPHHHHSAMPVDDAKTPTRATFGSAAHGQKPLPSSPFPQGVQLPDSSDPPRRENSQHSAKNSSRRDSMDVDMDDSDGEGQQDDGGSDDESVNADGTKSNKKKKSQRFYCTEFPPCNLSFTRSEHLARHIRKHTGERPFQCHCSRRFSRLDNLRQHAQTVHVNEDIPIDSLAATGSRFQRQIRTDRVRQAGNRARASTGGSAGGPPRGHSKSLSTSSIASISSVGSNYGPPQTDARRRPPPLVMATDPRSRLSLESYRSAADSTYSYRPPSPGDFSTPTSATFSTAQSSPRWASGMASPTTSHSRSQSMYLAGSRTPGRRLSVPSGANPFNPVPQQAPGRPVFGSGLVNSSHPGAFTPSNSSMVTSPTASTSGWSGRRDSTSSVSDEAWRRRTWHPDSRGYGVQNNQLSAVGSQSVRPNPAPPIANPSNAQSSLRLPGIESFDPLPPRRHASPMAVDHDPSHRPMYPPPQEPMQMDERRNLNMYDASLQRGLNRLDIGHKTPPRDSAGAWASEVNRAVQAQAEQTRQNPPTVRFEDQVPPSRQNAPPHLAGRSLHQQAMSAPSVATTRENKRHGWYHGPMGPQGGPPAPPSQDPRVAHVERMVHPNLNGFSGFPAREQPPQQPPQQQERPANGDPLRRLEALVAVATSEGSTATAY